One genomic segment of Theobroma cacao cultivar B97-61/B2 chromosome 6, Criollo_cocoa_genome_V2, whole genome shotgun sequence includes these proteins:
- the LOC18595423 gene encoding metal transporter Nramp6, with protein sequence MAGSNSRQPQFIASTGNQSFSNAPLIQSADTDQIVVPERKSWKNLFAYMGPGFLVSIAYIDPGNFETDLQSGARYKYELLWIILVASCAALVIQSLAANLGVVTGKHLAEHCRAEYPRGPNFILWVLAEIAVVACDIPEVIGTAFALNMLFNIPVWIGVLLTGLSTLVLLALQQYGVRKLEIFISFLVLTIAGCFLAELGYAKPVAGEVLKGLFVPQLKGNGATGLAISLLGAMVMPHNLFLHSALVLSRRIPRSVQGIKEACRFYMIESGFALMVAFLINVSIISVSGAVCNSSNMNPEDQASCEDLDLNKASFLLRNVLGSWSSKLFGIALLASGQSSTITGTYAGQYVMQGFLDLRLKPWLRNFLTRCLAIVPSLIVAIIGGSAGAGKLIIIASMILSFELPFALIPLLKFTSSETKMGEHANSTAVSAIAWIIGSLIMGINIYYLVTSFIHFLLHSHWKLIAVVFLGIFGFVGVAIYLAAVAYLVFRPNKKATHLLALTTPDSRHMVNGSGRTSVDCLPREDIVSMQLPQRREQTEDMD encoded by the exons ATGGCGGGCTCAAATTCTAGGCAACCCCAGTTCATCGCTAGTACCGGAAACCAGAGTTTCTCAAATGCCCCTCTGATCCAGAGTGCAGATACTGATCAAATTGTGGTGCCAGAA AGAAAAAGCTGGAAAAACTTATTCGCATACATGGGTCCTGGATTCCTTGTTTCAATTGCATACATTGATCCTGGAAATT TTGAAACTGATCTGCAGTCTGGAGCACGGTACAAGTATGAG TTACTTTGGATCATATTAGTGGCTTCATGTGCTGCTCTTGTCATTCAGTCCCTTGCTGCCAATTTGGGTGTTGTCACAG GGAAGCATTTAGCAGAACACTGCAGAGCTGAATATCCTAGAGGCCCGAACTTCATCTTATGGGTACTTGCTGAAATTGCAGTTGTTGCATGTGATATTCCTGAAG TGATTGGCACAGCCTTTGCATTGAACATGCTCTTCAATATCCCAGTTTGGATTGGTGTCCTTTTGACAGGGCTCAGTACATTGGTTCTTCTAGCATTGCAGCAATATGGG GTTAGGAAGCTTGAgatttttatctcttttcttGTTCTTACAATTGCTGGGTGCTTTTTGGCGGAGCTTGGCTATGCGAAGCCCGTGGCTGGTGAAGTTCTTAAAGGGCTTTTTGTTCCTCAACTCAAAGGAAATGGTGCAACTGGTCTAGCCATTTCACTCCTTGGCGCTATGGTTATGCC GCACAACCTCTTTCTCCACTCAGCACTGGTGCTTTCCAGGAGAATCCCACGATCAGTGCAGGGcattaag GAAGCTTGCAGATTTTATATGATAGAAAGTGGCTTTGCTTTGATGGTGGCTTTTCTCATTAATGTCTCCATTATCTCTGTAAGTGGAGCAGTTTGCAATTCTTCAAATATGAATCCAGAAGATCAAGCTAGCTGTGAGGATTTAGATCTGAACAAGGCCTCGTTCTTACTAAGA AATGTCTTAGGTAGTTGGAGTTCAAAACTTTTTGGAATTGCTTTGCTTGCTTCAGGTCAGAGTTCTACTATAACTGGAACATATGCTGGGCAATATGTAATGCAG GGCTTTCTTGATTTACGACTAAAACCATGGCTTCGAAACTTTCTTACTCGATGCTTGGCAATTGTCCCTAGTTTAATTGTGGCTATCATTGGTGGCTCTGCTGGGGCTGGAAAGCTAATTATCATTGCGTCG ATGATTTTATCGTTTGAGCTGCCTTTTGCTCTCATTCCACTTCTCAAGTTCACCAGCAGTGAGACCAAGATGGGGGAACATGCCAACTCAACTGCG GTTTCAGCTATAGCATGGATCATTGGTTCCCTGATCATGGGTATAAACATATACTATCTGGTGACGAGTTTCATCCACTTCCTTCTTCACAGTCACTGGAAACTTATTGCTGTGGTGTTTTTGGGAATATTTGGATTTGTGGGTGTGGCAATTTATTTGGCTGCAGTTGCTTACCTGGTCTTCCGACCTAATAAAAAGGCGACGCACCTTCTGGCATTAACTACACCTGATAGTCGACACATGGTCAACGGCTCTGGCAGAACCTCAGTAGACTGCCTTCCTAGAGAAGACATAGTAAGCATGCAGTTGCCTCAAAGAAGGGAGCAGACGGAGGACATGGACTGA